Proteins encoded in a region of the Pelmatolapia mariae isolate MD_Pm_ZW linkage group LG6, Pm_UMD_F_2, whole genome shotgun sequence genome:
- the LOC134629376 gene encoding complement C3-like yields the protein MRRTLLLLASLAFASLTSVADGAPLQVMSAPNLLRVGTAENIFVECQDCTGGDVRVEINVMNHPTKTKRLATTSVTLNNENNFQQLGKVTIPAGDFSKDPNAKQYVYLQAQFPDRLLEKVVMVSFQSGYIFIQTDKTLYTPNSKVHFRMFALTPQMEPVERDEAAQTDVSIAIEFVTPEGIVLPLDPVSLKSGIHSGDFQLGEIVSTGLWKVVAKFQSNPQQIYSAEFEVKEYVLPSFEVKLTPLTQFFHVNSRDFTVRIKATYLFGQEVDGTAYVVFGVIRKDQSKQSFPDSLQRVPIENGEGEVTLRREDITKVERDINSLVGGAIFVSVSVLTESGSEMVEAELRGIQIVTSPYTIHFKRTPKYFKPGMSFDVAVEVLNPDETPAQNVPVVINPGEVRGLTAANGMARLTINTEGNAAELRITAMTDDNILTPDKQARAEMTARPYQSKTRTFIHIGVDAAELKIGDNLKINLNLNQQPNQNNDITYLIQSRGQLVKYGRYKTRGQVLISLIQPITKEMLPSFRIIAYYHTSSNEVVSDSVWVDVKDTCMGTLKLESSRPAPAYEPRKMFGLKVTGNPEATVGLVAVDKGVYVLNNKHRLTQKKVWDIVEQYDTGCTPGGGKDNMGVFFDAGLLFESNTDAKTPYRQEIKCQPANRKKRNAAVMDVRSSLLKNYTDPVESECCLDGMKETPLSYTCEVRSEYIVDGQGCRDAFLRCCKAVETLRAEKREEDLKLARSEGEDNSFMDSNEIVTRTNFPESWLWSDIKLPPCPRHAPNCDTTSFVKNVPLQDSITTWQFTGISLSRTHGICVGDPFEVIVKKDFFIDLRLPYSAVRGEQIEIKAILHNYSPDRITVRIDLTEEEHVCSSASKRGRYRQEVTVGPETTRSVPFVIIPMKEGERHIEVKAAVKDSYLNDGVRKMLRVVPEGVLVKHPKIVSLDPVKKGENGVQNEVLNSGIERKDLVPNTPTSTQISVTGREQVSQLVENAIGGNSMGTLIRQPSGCGEQNMISMTLPVIATLYLDKTNQWETVGFEKRNEALQHIKTGYTNELAYRKSDGSFAAFVARPASTWLTAYVAKVFAMAHHLVAIQDHVICDAVKYLILKGQQPDGVFKEFTAVIHGEMNGDVAGLDSDASMTAFCLIAMQESRSICSDTVNSLPGSIDKAVAYLERRLPSLTNPYAVAMTSYALANENKLNKEILFKFVSPELSHWPVPRGRIYTLEATAYALLALVKSQNFEDARPVVRWFNTQQKVGGGYGSTQATIMVYQAVAEYWINANEPQYDLNVDIKLPGRSAPEKYHFNTNNHYATRTSKINDINQDITVTARGTGEATVTLVSLYYAKPKERESDCQNFTLSVDLIEEKSNANEKIYMLRIEVMYKNRDRDAGMSILDIGLLTGFAVETKDLELLSKGRGRTISKYEMNKALSERGSLIIYLDKVSHTRPEEIAFRIKQEMPVGVLQPAAVSVYEYYEQTRCVKFYHPQREAGKLLQLCRDNICTCAEENCSMQKKEKIPNDDRLAKICESTETSKVDFAYKVLVEEVVEELSTDSHKVKVLDSIKEGNLDANPLDKQRIFLSYQHCREALSLEKGKTYLIMGSDKDIHRDDKRNTFEYVIGETTWVEYWPTTEECQTDKYRDTCLGLEEMVNQYSLFSCIG from the exons ATGAGGAggactctgctgctgctggcctcTCTGGCCTTTGCTTCTCTCACTTCTGTAGCTGATGGAGCTCCACT GCAAGTGATGTCTGCCCCAAACTTGTTGCGGGTGGGAACAGCAGAAAACATCTTTGTGGAGTGTCAAGACTGCACTGGAGGAGACGTTAGGGTTGAAATCAATGTGATGAACCATCCAACCAAAACAAAACGGCTAGCAACAACATCTGTGACCCTCAACAATGAAAATAACTTTCAGCAGCTTGGGAAAGTAACT ATCCCTGCAGGAGACTTCAGTAAAGATCCCAACGCGAAGCAGTATGTGTACCTACAGGCTCAGTTTCCCGACCGCCTCCTGGAGAAAGTCGTCATGGTGTCCTTCCAGTCTGGTTACATCTTCATTCAGACTGACAAGACCCTTTATACACCAAACAGCAAAG ttcatttcaggaTGTTTGCACTGACACCCCAGATGGAGCCTGTAGAGAGGGATGAAGCAGCCCAAACTGATGTTTCCATTGCCATTGAGTTTGTg acaCCTGAAGGCATTGTTTTACCACTTGATCCAGTCTCTCTAAAATCAGGTATTCATTCTGGAGATTTCCAGCTTGGTGAAATTGTTAG tacTGGACTGTGGAAAGTGGTGGCAAAATTCCAGAGTAACCCACAGCAAATCTATTCCGCAGAATTTGAGGTCAAAGAGTATG TTCTTCCCAGTTTTGAGGTGAAACTGACACCATTAACACAGTTCTTCCACGTGAACAGCAGAGATTTCACCGTCAGAATCAAAGCTAC GTATCTGTTTGGTCAAGAGGTGGATGGAACAGCCTATGTGGTATTTGGGGTTATCAGAAAGGACCAAAGTAAGCAGAGCTTTCCAGACTCTCTTCAGAGAGTGCCG ATTGAAAATGGTGAAGGAGAGGTGACACTGAGGAGGGAAGACATAACAAAAGTTGAGAGGGACATCAACAGCCTTGTGGGGGGCGCCATATTTGTATCTGTCAGTGTGCTAACAGAAAGTG GTAGTGAAATGGTGGAGGCCGAACTGAGAGGTATCCAGATTGTTACATCACCCTATACGATCCACTTTAAAAGAACTCCAAAATATTTCAAGCCAGGAATGTCCTTCGATGTTGCG GTTGAAGTTTTAAATCCTGATGAAACTCCAGCACAAAACGTTCCAGTAGTGATTAATCCTGGGGAAGTCAGGGGACTCACTGCAGCTAACGGCATGGCTCGGCTTACCATCAATACAGAAGGAAATGCAGCTGAGCTGAGAATCACt GCAATGACCGATGACAACATTCTTACACCTGATAAACAAGCAAGAGCAGAGATGACAGCAAGACCATACCAGAGCAAGACCAGGACTTTTATCCACATAG GTGTGGATGCAGCTGAGCTCAAAATAGGAGACAATCTAAAAATCAACCTCAATCTCAACCAGCAGCCAAATCAAAATAATGATATCACATATCTG ATCCAGAGCAGAGGTCAGCTAGTGAAATATGGCCGTTACAAGACAAGAGGCCAAGTACTGATTTCCCTGATACAACCAATCACCAAAGAAATGCTGCCATCGTTCCGCATCATAGCCTACTATCATACAAGTTCAAatgaagtggtatcagactctGTTTGGGTGGATGTAAAAGACACCTGCATGGGAACT CTGAAACTGGAATCCTCACGACCTGCTCCAGCTTATGAGCCTCGCAAGATGTTTGGTCTGAAAGTCACAGGAAATCCAGAGGCCACAGTGGGACTGGTTGCAGTTGACAAAGGTGTCTACGTCCTAAACAACAAGCACCGCCTGACACAGAAAAAG GTGTGGGACATAGTAGAGCAGTATGACACAGGCTGCACACCTGGTGGAGGAAAGGACAATATGGGTGTCTTCTTTGATGCTGGGCTATTGTTTGAGTCCAACACTGATGCAAAGACCCCATATAGACAAG AAATTAAATGCCAGCctgcaaacagaaagaaacGCAACGCTGCTGTAATGGATGTCAGAAGCAGCTTAt TAAAAAATTATACAGACCCAGTAGAATCTGAGTGTTGTCTGGATGGCATGAAGGAAACCCCCCTTTCATACACCTGTGAGGTCCGCAGCGAGTACATTGTTGATGGTCAAGGCTGCCGTGATGCTTTTCTGCGTTGCTGCAAGGCAGTGGAAACCCTTCGAGCAGAGAAGAGGGAGGAAGACCTCAAACTGGCTCGCA GTGAAGGAGAAGACAACAGTTTCATGGACAGTAATGAAATTGTTACTCGCACCAACTTCCCAGAAAGTTGGCTCTGGTCTGATATCAAATTGCCTCCTTGCCCTAGACACGCACCTAACTG TGACACCACATCATTTGTGAAAAATGTTCCTTTGCAAGATTCAATCACAACCTGGCAGTTCACCGGCATCAGTCTGTCAAGAACTCACG GAATCTGTGTTGGTGATCCATTTGAGGTCATTGTTAAGAAGGATTTCTTCATTGATCTCAGGCTGCCTTATTCTGCTGTCCGTGGAGAGCAGATAGAAATTAAAGCAATCCTCCACAACTACAGCCCTGATCGAATCACT gtACGCATTGATTTGACTGAGGAGGAGCATGTGTGCAGTTCAGCTTCCAAACGTGGTAGGTATCGCCAGGAGGTCACTGTTGGGCCCGAGACCACACGATCTGTACCTTTTGTCATTATTCCCATGAAGGAGGGAGAACGGCACATTGAGGTTAAAGCAGCTGTTAAGGACTCATATCTCAATGATGGAGTCAGGAAGATGTTGCGGGTGGTG CCTGAGGGCGTACTGGTTAAACATCCAAAGATTGTATCTTTAGATCCTGTTAAGAAAGGAGAAA aTGGTGTACAGAATGAAGTTCTTAACAGTGGAATTGAAAGGAAAGATTTGGTTCCAAACACACCTACCAGCACACAGATCTCTGTGACAG GGAGAGAACAAGTATCTCAGCTGGTGGAGAATGCCATTGGCGGTAACTCAATGGGTACTCTAATCAGACAACCCTCAGGCTGTGGGGAGCAGAACATGATCTCAATGACCCTGCCTGTTATTGCAACCTTGTATTTGGACAAAACCAATCAATGGGAAACTGTGGGCTTTGAGAAACGTAATGAAGCCCTCCAACATATAAAAACTG GTTACACAAACGAGTTGGCCTACCGTAAAAGTGATGGATCGTTTGCTGCATTTGTTGCTCGCCCAGCTAGCACCTG GCTGACTGCCTATGTTGCCAAGGTGTTTGCAATGGCCCATCATCTGGTTGCAATACAAGATCATGTGATCTGTGATGCTGTCAAGTATCTTATTCTCAAAGGACAACAACCTGATGGTGTTTTCAAAGAATTTACAGCTGTAATCCATGGAGAGATGAAT GGTGATGTGGCTGGATTAGATTCAGACGCCTCCATGACAGCTTTCTGCCTCATTGCAATGCAGGAGTCACGCTCAATATGTTCCGACACTGTCAAT AGTCTCCCAGGCAGTATAGACAAAGCAGTGGCCTACCTGGAGAGGCGCCTGCCCAGCCTCACCAACCCTTATGCTGTGGCCATGACATCCTATGCACTGGCTAATGAAAACAAATTGAACAAAGAGATCCTATTCAAGTTTGTTTCCCCAG AGCTATCTCACTGGCCTGTACCTAGAGGCCGTATTTACACTTTGGAAGCCACAGCTTATGCTCTTCTTGCTCTTGTCAAGTCTCAG aactttgaagatgccAGACCTGTTGTGAGATGGTTCAACACACAACAGAAGGTGGGCGGAGGCTATGGATCAACTCAG GCTACTATAATGGTCTATCAAGCTGTAGCAGAGTACTGGATCAACGCTAACGAACCACAGTATGATCTGAATGTGGACATCAAGTTGCCAGGAAGGTCGGCACCTGAAAAGTACCATTTTAACACGAACAACCACTATGCCACAAGAACGTCTAAG ATTAATGATATAAACCAGGACATCACAGTGACTGCTAGGGGAACAGGAGAAGCAACAGTGACA TTGGTATCACTGTATTACGCTAAGCCCAAAGAACGGGAGAGTGACTGTCAGAATTTTACCCTCTCAGTGGATCTCATAGAAG aaaaatcaaatgcaAATGAAAAGATATACATGCTTAGGATAGAGGTCAT gtatAAGAACAGGGATCGTGATGCAGGCATGTCAATCTTGGATATTGGCTTACTAACTGGTTTTGCTGTTGAAACAAAAGACCTGGAATTG TTGTCTAAAGGACGTGGCCGCACCATATCAAAATATGAGATGAACAAAGCCCTGTCAGAAAGAGGCTCACTCATCATTTACTTGGACAAG GTTTCTCACACACGACCAGAAGAAATTGCTTTTAGGATCAAACAGGAAATGCCGGTGGGCGTCTTACAACCCGCAGCTGTATCTGTCTATGAATACTATGAAC AAACACGCTGCGTGAAATTCTACCATCCACAGAGGGAAGCTGGAAAACTACTGCAGCTCTGTAGAGATAACATATGCACATGTGCTGAAG